In Clostridiaceae bacterium, a single window of DNA contains:
- a CDS encoding Na/Pi cotransporter family protein: MKTLFIILYNFFAGTICLIFGLNQITCGLERANTGLLKKILEKYTGNIITSFIAGTIITALVQSSAAVTVITVSLVNAGLMSLYQAMGIIYGANIGTTITAQLMSINLTKYALPVLITGLVIRAISRKKNIRNIGITITGLGLLFLGINILHSGVPILKKNPVIFNIFSKYGCNPYIGLIVGMIATMLVQSSSATVGLTIVLFNGGIIGLEGAIGLTLGDNIGTCISAQIASIGTSLPARQTAWAHTIYNIIGSIIALIFISPFTRLVEYITNFIGQDSTHLVANAHTIFNILSALLFFPFTRYFVYFIEWIVHVPDKNSH; this comes from the coding sequence ATGAAAACCCTGTTTATTATATTATATAATTTTTTTGCAGGAACAATTTGCCTGATATTCGGATTGAATCAAATAACTTGCGGCCTAGAAAGAGCTAATACCGGCTTATTGAAAAAAATACTGGAGAAATATACCGGAAACATCATTACTTCCTTCATTGCCGGTACAATAATCACGGCCTTGGTTCAAAGCAGCGCTGCAGTCACCGTTATTACAGTAAGTCTTGTAAATGCAGGCTTAATGAGCCTCTATCAGGCAATGGGAATAATTTACGGCGCTAATATCGGAACCACAATAACTGCACAACTTATGTCCATTAATCTAACAAAGTATGCACTGCCTGTATTAATTACAGGATTGGTTATCAGAGCTATATCAAGGAAAAAGAATATAAGAAATATCGGCATAACTATCACCGGTCTTGGCTTGCTTTTTCTTGGAATAAACATACTGCATTCAGGCGTGCCTATATTGAAAAAAAATCCTGTAATTTTTAACATTTTCAGTAAATATGGATGTAATCCGTATATAGGTTTAATAGTCGGTATGATTGCTACTATGCTTGTTCAAAGTAGCAGTGCTACTGTAGGTTTAACCATAGTGCTATTCAATGGAGGCATAATAGGACTCGAAGGAGCTATTGGGCTTACCCTGGGAGATAATATTGGTACCTGCATAAGCGCACAAATTGCGAGTATAGGCACCAGTCTTCCTGCCAGGCAGACTGCATGGGCTCACACAATTTATAATATAATCGGTTCTATCATTGCACTTATTTTTATTTCACCTTTCACCAGGCTAGTTGAGTACATTACCAATTTTATCGGTCAGGACAGTACTCACCTGGTAGCCAATGCCCATACAATATTTAATATTTTAAGTGCACTTTTGTTTTTCCCTTTTACCAGATATTTTGTATATTTTATTGAATGGATTGTACATGTTCCAGATAAAAATTCTCATTAA